One window of Microcoleus vaginatus PCC 9802 genomic DNA carries:
- a CDS encoding glycosyltransferase encodes MIKNKQLLLLFLWTAIAFILRFANLDSKPLWTDEFSTLVFSLGNSFRGVPIDRAIDLSTLLQPLQLRPDADTADVLRNLLLESNHPPVYFMLAHWWMRLFGPTEDSLVWIGRALPALLGVISVPAIYFVGKFAFSSRLVGQCAAAMMAVSPYGIYLAQEARHYTLGILLVIASLFCLVLAAKKLQQRAPLPIWAVLLWVVVNCLGIAIHYFFTLALCAEAIALSAVIWQEVKENLPRSNSQKPNILPFQILWRLFAVAMGTLAGGLVWLPVFFSNKYGSELTNWIVSGDRTFLNWIAPIFQALAGWITVMSLLPVESPNLAVVVASAIAMTIFFILVLPILFSAFKNSLTTPDTRLGTVIFCGFVLGAIFLFFSFAYILGIDLTRGARYNFVYFPGVILLLGATLAVIFNTPTVKTQWFNLRAIEVPGKKAVVLILAMGFFSGVTVNSNLGYRKYYKPDLLIPIIRELSKVPVLIATTQKTHVEIGELMGVGWEWERSSATDFVADVTDVTDVRKKEEVKAFDSPLFLLANHRRDGPEIAAGTLDKTLSQLERPLDLWLVNFRVPVNLEAQKCQVESRELPAVDGYEYQVYHCS; translated from the coding sequence ATGATTAAGAACAAACAACTGTTGTTGCTATTTCTGTGGACGGCGATCGCGTTTATTTTGCGCTTTGCCAATTTGGACTCGAAACCGCTGTGGACAGACGAGTTTTCCACTCTAGTGTTTAGTTTGGGCAACAGTTTTCGAGGGGTGCCGATCGATCGCGCGATCGATCTTTCTACATTATTACAACCGCTACAATTGCGCCCCGATGCTGACACCGCCGACGTGCTCCGCAATTTGCTGCTAGAAAGCAATCATCCACCAGTGTATTTTATGCTCGCCCACTGGTGGATGCGACTGTTTGGGCCGACCGAGGATAGTTTAGTTTGGATTGGGCGAGCTCTTCCTGCATTATTGGGCGTGATTTCAGTTCCAGCTATCTACTTTGTGGGCAAATTTGCTTTTAGTTCTCGTTTAGTCGGTCAATGTGCGGCCGCGATGATGGCAGTTTCTCCCTACGGCATTTATCTCGCTCAAGAAGCTCGCCATTACACTTTAGGAATCTTATTAGTTATTGCCTCTCTTTTTTGTCTAGTCTTAGCCGCAAAAAAGCTGCAACAGCGCGCTCCCCTGCCTATTTGGGCGGTGCTGCTTTGGGTAGTTGTTAACTGTTTGGGAATTGCCATTCACTACTTTTTTACACTGGCTTTGTGTGCCGAAGCAATAGCATTAAGTGCTGTAATCTGGCAGGAGGTTAAGGAAAATTTGCCAAGGTCAAACAGCCAGAAGCCTAATATTTTGCCATTTCAAATTCTGTGGCGGCTTTTCGCAGTAGCGATGGGGACTTTAGCAGGCGGTTTAGTTTGGCTGCCAGTATTTTTTTCCAATAAATACGGCAGCGAACTAACTAATTGGATTGTCAGCGGCGATCGCACATTTTTAAATTGGATCGCGCCGATTTTTCAAGCTTTAGCGGGATGGATCACTGTCATGTCTCTGCTGCCCGTGGAATCACCAAATTTGGCAGTAGTAGTTGCATCGGCGATCGCAATGACAATATTTTTTATATTGGTGCTTCCCATCCTGTTTAGCGCTTTTAAAAATTCCTTAACAACGCCCGATACTCGTTTAGGTACTGTTATTTTCTGCGGATTTGTGCTAGGAGCAATTTTCCTATTTTTCAGCTTTGCATATATTCTAGGGATTGACCTAACTCGCGGGGCTCGATACAATTTCGTCTACTTTCCGGGGGTGATATTGCTTTTAGGAGCAACCTTGGCGGTTATTTTTAACACACCTACAGTAAAAACTCAATGGTTTAATTTACGGGCGATCGAAGTTCCGGGCAAAAAAGCAGTGGTGCTAATTTTAGCAATGGGTTTTTTTAGCGGTGTCACAGTAAATTCCAATCTCGGCTATCGCAAATATTACAAACCAGACCTTTTAATTCCGATTATCCGCGAATTATCGAAAGTTCCCGTGTTAATTGCCACTACTCAAAAGACTCATGTAGAAATAGGAGAGTTGATGGGGGTAGGGTGGGAATGGGAAAGAAGTTCGGCAACGGATTTTGTAGCGGATGTAACGGATGTAACGGATGTTAGGAAGAAAGAAGAAGTTAAAGCCTTTGATTCTCCGCTGTTTCTTTTGGCTAATCACAGAAGGGATGGGCCGGAAATAGCGGCAGGGACACTTGACAAAACACTCAGTCAATTAGAACGCCCGCTTGATTTGTGGTTGGTTAATTTTCGCGTACCTGTCAATCTAGAAGCACAAAAATGTCAGGTTGAATCGCGCGAGTTGCCTGCGGTGGATGGGTATGAATATCAAGTTTATCATTGTTCCTGA
- a CDS encoding nucleoside:proton symporter — MSIYNLISFLGIFGLCAIAWVFSENRKVQYIPWRVIIWGIGLQLVLGFLVFLFPPTRIALEWFTGLLDGVFTAADAGARFVFGSNVVPIPGKDPAVNLGYIFAFRALPTVIFFSGLMALLYNIGVIQIITDFFAKIFYRTMRLSGAEALSGAANIFVGIEAAIVVKPYLPKMTRSEICAILSCCFGTAASSTLAIYVSFLKPVFPNILGHLVSASIIAIPACFVLSKILVPETGVPLTMGGIPKEEPKPKGREFVGEEISEREGEEFKQETVGGEPIERVSPLDAAIVGALDGVKMAVAIAAVLILILGLVSLINQFFGWLAILPSPIGDLFKVVTLANIMGVLFYPLTLLTGVPLEDSWPASVIIGRRLLETAIPPYQSLAEAGAKGLVSDRTVLIVSYALSGFAHLASVGIFVGGTIALIPSRRKDISELGWKALFVGTLATMMIACIAGTFDTGDASILGAKTAPAAPLTAPDSPKPLSSPAANSKPSVAPAIASPKPSPNAEKAAPKAQKSPSPESKKNP, encoded by the coding sequence ATGTCTATCTACAATCTTATCTCGTTTCTGGGCATCTTTGGCCTGTGTGCGATCGCCTGGGTTTTTTCAGAAAATCGCAAAGTTCAGTATATTCCATGGCGCGTCATCATCTGGGGCATTGGCTTGCAATTAGTCTTAGGATTTTTAGTATTCCTGTTCCCCCCAACTCGCATCGCTTTAGAATGGTTTACTGGCTTACTGGATGGAGTATTCACCGCTGCTGACGCTGGAGCGAGATTTGTATTCGGGAGCAATGTTGTACCGATACCTGGTAAAGATCCGGCAGTTAATTTAGGATATATTTTTGCCTTTAGAGCTTTACCGACAGTCATCTTTTTTTCTGGCCTCATGGCCTTGCTATACAACATCGGCGTGATTCAAATTATCACCGATTTTTTTGCCAAAATCTTTTATAGGACAATGCGGTTGAGTGGCGCGGAAGCCCTCAGCGGCGCTGCTAATATTTTCGTAGGAATTGAAGCGGCCATTGTCGTCAAGCCTTATTTGCCAAAAATGACTCGTTCGGAAATTTGTGCAATCCTCTCTTGCTGTTTTGGGACGGCAGCTTCTTCAACTTTAGCAATTTACGTTAGTTTTCTAAAGCCAGTTTTTCCAAATATTTTAGGGCATTTAGTTTCAGCCTCAATTATCGCCATTCCCGCTTGTTTTGTCCTCTCCAAAATCTTAGTACCGGAAACAGGCGTACCCCTGACAATGGGCGGCATTCCCAAGGAAGAGCCGAAGCCTAAAGGCCGCGAATTTGTGGGCGAAGAAATTTCCGAAAGGGAGGGTGAAGAATTCAAACAAGAGACTGTTGGGGGAGAACCCATCGAACGAGTCAGCCCTTTGGATGCAGCAATTGTTGGCGCCTTGGACGGTGTAAAAATGGCGGTAGCCATTGCCGCTGTTTTGATTTTAATCTTAGGCTTAGTTTCCTTAATCAATCAATTCTTTGGCTGGCTGGCAATTTTGCCAAGTCCAATTGGTGACTTGTTCAAAGTTGTCACCTTAGCCAACATTATGGGAGTCTTATTTTATCCCCTGACGCTATTAACAGGAGTTCCCTTAGAGGACTCTTGGCCAGCGTCAGTAATTATCGGTCGCAGGTTGTTAGAAACAGCCATTCCCCCCTATCAAAGTTTAGCAGAAGCGGGGGCAAAAGGACTGGTGAGCGATCGTACAGTTTTAATTGTCAGTTACGCCCTTTCTGGCTTTGCCCACTTAGCCTCCGTCGGCATATTTGTCGGCGGTACGATCGCCCTAATTCCATCCCGCCGCAAAGACATTTCCGAACTCGGTTGGAAAGCATTATTTGTCGGCACTTTAGCGACAATGATGATCGCTTGCATCGCCGGCACCTTCGACACCGGAGACGCCAGCATTTTAGGCGCTAAAACAGCCCCTGCTGCACCGCTAACAGCCCCTGATTCTCCGAAACCGCTATCCTCCCCAGCCGCGAATTCAAAGCCGTCAGTTGCCCCAGCAATTGCCAGTCCGAAGCCTTCGCCCAACGCCGAAAAAGCGGCTCCGAAAGCTCAAAAATCTCCCTCTCCCGAATCCAAGAAAAACCCTTAA
- a CDS encoding DUF3318 domain-containing protein, with protein MNPDPEIRRLLDVMPASGRMMCKIINKPQQSTIIDCDFPLPWNQSRPIYINFDLWRLLSKPQRDLLLLRNVTFLCNVKWFKPDIYQGAALAGIVGTVVELLQGDAIGTAIAGGLTGLAMTRIWRDNRSSQVELDADEGAIRVAGRRGYNEAEAAGHLLGAIEAVAQIEKRSLDFNELIRCQNLRAISGISAVGVPDSIRKD; from the coding sequence ATGAATCCCGATCCAGAAATTCGCCGCCTGTTAGATGTGATGCCTGCTTCCGGTCGCATGATGTGTAAAATTATTAATAAGCCACAACAATCAACGATAATTGACTGCGATTTTCCTTTGCCTTGGAATCAATCTCGCCCGATTTATATTAATTTTGATTTGTGGCGGCTGCTATCTAAGCCGCAGCGGGATTTACTGCTATTGCGGAATGTAACTTTTCTGTGCAATGTTAAGTGGTTTAAACCGGATATCTATCAAGGTGCGGCTCTGGCGGGAATTGTCGGAACTGTTGTAGAATTGTTGCAGGGAGATGCGATCGGCACTGCGATCGCGGGCGGTTTGACAGGACTCGCCATGACTCGAATTTGGCGCGACAACCGCAGTTCCCAAGTAGAGTTAGATGCTGACGAGGGGGCGATTAGAGTAGCGGGAAGGCGTGGCTACAACGAAGCGGAAGCGGCCGGACATTTGCTTGGGGCGATCGAGGCTGTGGCGCAGATAGAAAAGCGCAGTTTGGATTTTAATGAGTTGATTCGGTGTCAGAATTTAAGAGCGATATCGGGTATTTCTGCGGTGGGCGTGCCCGATAGTATTAGGAAAGATTGA
- a CDS encoding glycosyltransferase, translated as MGSYQPNQVLPVPSGPLQIPAIQTLGSTFVNAGTPPIYFSLVIPTYNECRNIQSIVEKLSQLLDGILPGNYELIVVDDDSPDRTWEVALSLTPEYPQLRVMRREEERGLSTAVIRGWQAAQGEVLGVIDADLQHPPETLLQLLAEIQRGADLAAASRHVGEGGVSDWSVVRRFLSRGAQTVGLVILPGVVGRVSDPMSGYFMVRRTCIAGKTMNPAGYKILIEVLGRGDIRWIGEVGYVFQERQEGESKVTWKQYIEYLRHLLRLRFARWPMGKFLRFGIVGFSGVFVNMGVLYVLRDILNWELTRSLIVAAELAIISNFLWNDLWTFGDISKRQPGKRQRLKRLLKFNTICLMGLILNVLLVNVLFNVFGMNEYLANLIAIATVTLWNFWINMKLSWRVTDVK; from the coding sequence ATGGGCAGCTACCAACCAAATCAGGTCTTGCCAGTGCCCTCGGGGCCTTTGCAAATTCCTGCTATACAGACTTTGGGTTCAACTTTTGTAAACGCAGGCACACCGCCAATTTATTTTTCCCTGGTAATTCCCACCTACAACGAGTGCAGGAATATCCAGAGTATTGTGGAAAAATTGAGCCAATTGCTCGATGGTATCCTTCCCGGCAACTACGAATTAATTGTAGTCGATGACGACAGCCCCGATCGCACCTGGGAAGTCGCCCTGTCCCTGACACCGGAATATCCGCAATTGCGGGTAATGCGCCGGGAAGAGGAGCGGGGACTTTCCACAGCGGTAATTCGCGGCTGGCAAGCCGCTCAGGGTGAGGTTTTGGGCGTCATCGATGCCGACTTGCAGCATCCCCCGGAGACGCTATTGCAGCTTTTAGCAGAAATTCAGCGGGGAGCCGATTTAGCTGCTGCGAGTCGTCACGTTGGCGAGGGCGGGGTGAGCGACTGGAGCGTTGTCAGGCGATTTTTATCGCGGGGCGCTCAAACCGTGGGGTTGGTGATCCTGCCGGGAGTCGTGGGCCGAGTTTCCGATCCGATGAGCGGCTATTTTATGGTGCGTCGCACTTGCATTGCGGGCAAAACCATGAATCCTGCTGGTTACAAAATATTGATTGAAGTGCTCGGCAGAGGCGATATCCGCTGGATTGGAGAAGTGGGTTACGTGTTTCAGGAGCGGCAAGAAGGCGAGAGCAAAGTTACTTGGAAACAGTATATTGAGTATTTGCGACATTTGCTGCGGTTGCGGTTTGCCCGCTGGCCGATGGGCAAGTTTCTCCGGTTTGGCATTGTGGGTTTCAGCGGCGTGTTTGTGAATATGGGGGTTTTGTACGTGCTGCGGGATATCCTCAATTGGGAGCTGACTCGCAGTCTGATCGTTGCTGCTGAATTGGCAATTATCAGTAACTTTTTGTGGAATGATTTGTGGACTTTTGGGGATATTTCTAAGCGGCAGCCAGGAAAGCGCCAGCGATTGAAACGGCTGTTGAAATTTAATACCATTTGCTTGATGGGTTTGATTTTGAATGTGCTGCTGGTGAATGTGCTGTTTAATGTTTTTGGGATGAATGAATATTTGGCTAATTTAATTGCGATCGCAACTGTGACTCTGTGGAATTTCTGGATCAACATGAAGCTGAGTTGGCGGGTGACGGATGTGAAGTAG
- a CDS encoding CHAT domain-containing protein: MTYFRSALILTLGFGLLPLAVRSQPVVPATDGTNTVVKSEQNRIDISGGQLSGNGANLFHSFSQFNLSEGQIANFLTNPNIQNILGRISGDNVSVINGLISVSGGNSNLFLMNPAGIVFGQNARLNVPGSFLATTATGIGFGDRWFNSAGINNYKALLGNPNQFNFNNSQVGAIVNAGNLAVGSGQSLTLLGGTVINTGQLSAPNGQITVAAVQGENAVRISQVGNLLSLEITPSLQSENSAIAPVSLPQLLTGPGVASATGLTTNEQGQLVLTGGQTVSAVPGSAIVSGSLNVFAPSGNAGGTVNILGEKVGLFGANINASGTDGGGTVRVGGGFRGIEPVPNALVTYVSPDSTIAANAIDRGNGGTAVIWSDNTTRFFGNISARGGIATGNGGKVEVSGKNALTFQGQVDTRATNGAIGNLFLDPANITIVSGNGDTSPPSSGGGLEVAPEPNETSISEVQLEQMAAGSNVVLETPGYITLQDLPDNQLSLQAITGDSVTFRSGGVFFVNDPKDLIETQGGNINIFASSISLGGLNANGGNIALTANGIDLRGGSNSVSSAGGTIRLQPNDSRAIRIGGIGDILGILDLTATDLGALAGGFSSIAIGRENGSSSSIAIVAPITFNSPLTLQGSSIAINNPLSTSGSASLTLDAPQTDLNANIATSGGDLTFTGNASLNADVALSTEVTGNILFSGSVDGSRALRLDAQRVLFGATVGQAAPLASLTVNAGSTQVSGNIATSGDMTFNSNVTVDRSAALTATTGNIAFANTLDSIPGRANNLTLRAGGNITFDGLVGQTQRFGRLSADAANVTAASTITARSLSLNARDSVIFGGDSTAALGAEIKAANVLLEGNLRTDGGSVNLQGSGEVRTGNITSNGGRIRVEGNTVAAGAIDSSSAGTGGAIALQSNAGPLTTGTLNASGAIGGNIAVTSSSGISALDLNSSSTSNGNGGGVSLSATDNIQLGFINAQGGTGGTGGSVNVTTLGLFRSNNVFNDISGNSSSISTAGGAGAGAVAIGHGGGIDRPFVVGGAIDNGTLGSINAGAGNAILPTFSFGQTYTQGSLPNQISLVTPGPPSARAPIPAPIPAPIPVPIPAPIPAPIPAPIPAPIPAPPVVPVVPVNPDPALSFPASMQVELRSPTRYKTPQISPDIFAPSRRLDAAGSGVLAFEQTFTREYEKYLDLPARTPISNMSVIYEALRKNEQTTGIKSAIIYMNWVSRADAGATKENDSVLVASQDLSNVLPVRTNLASQPPHPLENKLTQRLQPDGKEVSDVPNGEHLELVLVTANAQPQRVLIPATTRWQVLQLADALQSEITNPRKRSSISYLDTAQKLYQWLIAPVAAELTALKIDNLIIIPAAGLRSVPFAALHDGKGFLVEKYSLSVMPSLSLTDIGYDNIADDEILAMGASVFEDKAPLPAVPVELESIAPPDRGKSFLNQDFTLGNLQAQRANRPFGIIHLATHSEFQPGEPKNSYIQLWDTKLRIDQMRQLRWNEPPVNLLVLSACSTALGDAEAELGFAGLAVASGAKSALASLWEVSDEGTLGLMTEFYRQLRAPRRGGNLMIKAEALRRAQLEMLQGRVRIQDGMLRVEGLSMSLTLPPEIAARGDRVLLHPYYWAAFTMIGNPW; the protein is encoded by the coding sequence ATGACCTATTTTCGTTCTGCTCTAATTTTGACATTAGGTTTTGGGCTGCTACCGCTAGCAGTGCGATCACAACCTGTAGTTCCTGCTACTGACGGCACGAATACTGTTGTTAAGTCCGAGCAAAATCGCATAGACATTAGCGGCGGGCAACTCTCAGGAAACGGGGCAAATCTTTTTCACAGCTTCAGCCAATTTAATCTCAGCGAAGGTCAAATAGCTAATTTTCTAACTAATCCAAATATTCAAAATATTTTAGGCCGGATTTCCGGCGACAATGTTTCCGTAATTAACGGTCTGATTTCTGTAAGCGGTGGCAACTCGAATTTATTCTTAATGAATCCTGCCGGAATTGTCTTCGGTCAAAATGCTAGATTAAACGTGCCGGGGTCGTTTTTGGCGACAACTGCTACAGGTATTGGTTTCGGCGATCGCTGGTTCAATTCGGCAGGAATTAATAATTACAAAGCTTTACTGGGGAATCCCAATCAATTTAATTTTAATAATTCACAAGTGGGTGCAATTGTCAATGCGGGGAACTTGGCAGTTGGCAGCGGGCAAAGTTTAACTTTGCTCGGTGGCACCGTTATTAATACAGGACAATTATCCGCTCCCAACGGTCAAATTACTGTGGCTGCTGTTCAGGGAGAAAATGCAGTCCGTATCAGTCAAGTTGGCAATTTATTAAGTTTAGAAATTACTCCGTCTTTGCAGTCAGAAAACTCGGCGATCGCCCCGGTTTCTTTGCCTCAGTTGCTAACGGGTCCGGGCGTAGCGTCAGCCACAGGTTTAACGACTAACGAACAAGGTCAATTGGTACTGACTGGCGGCCAAACAGTGTCGGCAGTTCCGGGAAGTGCGATCGTCTCGGGTTCTTTAAATGTATTTGCTCCTTCTGGGAATGCTGGCGGCACAGTCAATATTTTAGGGGAAAAAGTTGGACTCTTTGGCGCAAATATCAATGCTTCCGGGACTGACGGCGGAGGTACTGTGCGCGTCGGAGGCGGTTTCCGGGGGATCGAACCAGTGCCGAACGCACTGGTAACTTATGTTAGTCCTGATTCTACGATCGCAGCCAACGCGATCGACCGTGGCAATGGCGGCACTGCGGTAATTTGGTCAGACAATACTACTCGCTTCTTCGGCAATATTAGTGCTCGCGGGGGCATCGCCACAGGTAACGGCGGAAAAGTAGAAGTTTCGGGCAAAAATGCTTTAACTTTCCAAGGACAGGTCGATACCCGCGCGACTAACGGTGCGATCGGCAATTTGTTCCTCGATCCGGCAAATATTACGATCGTCAGCGGTAACGGCGACACCAGCCCGCCATCAAGCGGTGGCGGACTCGAAGTGGCACCAGAACCGAATGAAACATCGATCTCAGAAGTGCAGTTGGAACAGATGGCGGCCGGCAGCAACGTAGTTCTAGAAACCCCCGGCTACATCACCCTCCAAGACTTGCCCGATAACCAACTTTCCCTGCAAGCGATAACGGGAGACAGCGTAACATTTAGATCCGGCGGAGTGTTTTTTGTCAATGATCCCAAGGATTTAATTGAGACTCAAGGTGGCAACATCAACATTTTCGCCAGCAGCATCTCTCTGGGCGGACTTAATGCTAACGGTGGCAATATCGCTCTCACTGCTAACGGCATTGACTTGAGGGGCGGCAGCAATTCTGTCAGCAGTGCGGGGGGAACAATTCGCTTGCAACCCAACGACAGCCGAGCAATTCGGATCGGTGGCATCGGCGATATTTTGGGCATTTTAGATTTGACGGCAACGGATCTCGGCGCTTTGGCGGGGGGTTTTAGTTCGATCGCGATCGGGCGCGAAAACGGTAGCAGCTCGTCGATCGCGATCGTCGCACCCATTACCTTCAACAGCCCGCTGACACTTCAAGGCAGCTCGATCGCGATCAATAATCCCCTGAGTACAAGTGGCAGCGCTAGCTTGACTCTCGACGCGCCTCAAACTGATCTCAACGCCAACATTGCGACATCCGGTGGCGATCTCACTTTTACAGGAAACGCATCCCTCAATGCTGACGTGGCTTTGAGTACGGAAGTTACCGGCAACATTCTGTTCTCCGGTAGCGTAGACGGATCTCGCGCCCTGAGACTAGACGCTCAGCGAGTGCTGTTCGGCGCTACAGTCGGTCAAGCTGCACCGCTTGCTAGTTTGACTGTCAACGCCGGTAGTACCCAGGTTTCGGGCAATATTGCGACATCTGGCGACATGACTTTCAATAGTAACGTCACAGTCGATCGCAGTGCCGCCCTAACCGCCACTACGGGCAATATTGCTTTTGCCAATACCCTCGACAGCATCCCGGGCCGCGCAAATAATTTGACGCTGCGGGCTGGCGGCAACATTACTTTTGACGGCCTAGTCGGTCAAACTCAGAGGTTTGGCCGACTCTCGGCTGATGCTGCTAACGTGACGGCTGCTTCCACAATTACAGCCCGCAGTTTGAGCCTTAACGCGCGAGATTCTGTTATTTTCGGGGGGGACAGCACGGCCGCTTTGGGAGCCGAGATCAAGGCAGCAAATGTCCTTCTAGAGGGTAATTTAAGGACGGATGGCGGCAGCGTGAATCTGCAAGGAAGCGGCGAGGTTCGGACTGGTAATATTACCTCGAATGGTGGGAGGATTCGGGTTGAGGGGAATACTGTTGCTGCGGGTGCGATCGACTCGTCATCGGCGGGCACAGGAGGCGCGATCGCTCTCCAAAGCAATGCTGGCCCTTTAACTACCGGAACTTTGAACGCTTCGGGGGCGATCGGCGGAAATATTGCTGTCACCTCTTCATCGGGCATTTCGGCTCTGGATCTTAACTCCAGCAGCACTTCAAACGGCAACGGCGGAGGCGTTTCCCTGAGCGCGACTGATAACATTCAGTTGGGCTTTATCAATGCTCAAGGTGGCACTGGTGGCACTGGTGGCAGCGTTAATGTGACAACACTCGGTTTGTTTCGCTCGAACAATGTTTTCAACGATATATCGGGCAATTCTTCGAGTATTTCTACTGCCGGAGGTGCGGGGGCGGGGGCAGTCGCAATTGGCCACGGAGGCGGTATCGATCGACCGTTTGTAGTTGGCGGCGCGATCGACAATGGAACCCTGGGAAGTATTAATGCTGGCGCGGGAAACGCCATTTTGCCCACTTTTTCTTTTGGACAAACTTACACCCAAGGAAGTTTACCAAATCAGATTTCCCTGGTTACGCCGGGCCCGCCCTCTGCTCGGGCACCAATTCCCGCACCAATTCCCGCACCAATTCCCGTACCAATTCCCGCACCAATTCCCGCACCAATTCCCGCACCAATTCCCGCACCAATTCCCGCACCGCCTGTAGTGCCAGTAGTCCCCGTAAATCCTGATCCTGCGCTGTCATTTCCTGCATCTATGCAAGTAGAATTGCGCTCGCCAACTCGATATAAAACTCCCCAAATTAGCCCGGATATTTTCGCTCCTTCTCGCAGATTAGATGCGGCAGGTTCGGGAGTTTTAGCATTTGAGCAAACCTTTACTCGCGAGTACGAAAAATATCTAGACTTGCCCGCAAGAACGCCGATTAGTAATATGTCGGTAATTTACGAAGCTCTTCGCAAAAATGAACAAACTACTGGGATAAAATCTGCCATTATTTATATGAATTGGGTCAGCCGAGCGGATGCAGGCGCCACCAAAGAAAATGATTCTGTACTGGTGGCAAGTCAGGATTTATCTAATGTATTGCCTGTGAGAACAAACCTGGCATCCCAGCCCCCTCATCCCTTAGAAAATAAGTTGACCCAGAGGTTGCAGCCGGATGGCAAAGAAGTTTCCGATGTTCCTAACGGCGAGCATTTAGAATTAGTGTTAGTAACAGCTAACGCTCAACCCCAGCGCGTTTTAATTCCGGCGACAACGCGCTGGCAGGTGTTGCAACTAGCTGACGCCCTGCAAAGCGAAATAACTAATCCCCGAAAAAGAAGCAGCATTAGTTATTTGGATACGGCGCAAAAACTTTATCAGTGGTTAATTGCGCCAGTTGCCGCAGAATTGACAGCTTTAAAGATTGACAATTTAATTATAATTCCGGCAGCAGGTTTGCGGAGCGTGCCGTTTGCGGCCCTTCACGACGGCAAAGGCTTTTTAGTTGAGAAATACAGCCTTAGCGTGATGCCGAGTCTGAGTTTAACTGATATCGGCTACGACAATATTGCGGATGATGAAATTTTGGCGATGGGGGCGTCGGTATTTGAAGATAAAGCGCCATTACCGGCGGTACCGGTGGAGTTAGAGTCGATCGCGCCGCCCGATCGCGGAAAATCATTTTTGAATCAAGATTTTACTCTCGGAAATTTGCAAGCTCAGCGGGCAAATCGGCCTTTTGGCATCATTCACTTAGCAACTCACAGCGAATTCCAGCCCGGGGAACCGAAAAATTCTTACATTCAGTTGTGGGATACTAAATTGCGTATCGATCAAATGCGGCAGTTGCGATGGAATGAACCGCCAGTGAATCTGTTAGTTTTAAGCGCGTGCAGTACCGCTTTGGGCGATGCAGAGGCGGAGTTAGGGTTTGCGGGTTTGGCGGTAGCTAGCGGTGCTAAATCGGCTTTGGCGAGTTTGTGGGAAGTCAGCGATGAGGGGACTTTGGGGCTGATGACTGAGTTTTATCGGCAGTTGCGGGCCCCCAGACGCGGTGGTAATTTGATGATTAAAGCGGAGGCTTTGCGACGCGCGCAATTGGAGATGCTGCAGGGGCGTGTGCGGATTCAAGACGGGATGCTGCGAGTCGAAGGGCTTTCTATGAGTCTAACTTTGCCTCCGGAAATTGCGGCGCGGGGCGATCGAGTGCTTTTGCATCCTTATTATTGGGCCGCCTTTACAATGATTGGCAATCCTTGGTAA